One stretch of Pseudoxanthomonas sp. Root65 DNA includes these proteins:
- the gltS gene encoding sodium/glutamate symporter: MLELDAVQTLAFAGLALFLGYALCRVVPLFSKYNLPAPVIGGLVVALAVLVARRYEVTLFTLDTSLQTPLMIAFFTTIGVNASVALLKLSGRQVVIFLLLATAFAVAQNLLGMAVAMGFGLHPLFGVLAGSTTLTGGPATGLAFAPLFEQAGVEGAASIAVAAAMAGILCGGLLGGPVATVLIRRHKLYGGVRLGAPDESSAEPAGARDTVDFASREHAALKSIVVILVAMWAGAGVSQGLAALGLTLPATVGAMMVGAAIRYLDDRTGWIGLPVATTDLIGNVCLALFLAVALMNLKLWELAGLAAPLLVNLALQVALVALFCGVVFRVMGRDYDAAVMGGGFIGFMLGTTANAMAVMRTLVERYGMAPRAFLVAPLVGAFFIDFSNALIITGFINLWD, from the coding sequence ATGCTGGAGCTCGATGCCGTACAGACACTGGCCTTCGCCGGCCTCGCCCTGTTCCTCGGCTATGCGCTCTGCCGCGTGGTCCCGCTGTTCTCCAAGTACAACCTGCCGGCGCCGGTGATCGGCGGCCTGGTGGTCGCGCTGGCCGTGCTGGTCGCGCGCCGCTACGAGGTGACGCTGTTCACCCTCGACACCAGTCTGCAGACGCCGCTGATGATCGCCTTCTTCACCACCATCGGCGTCAACGCCAGCGTGGCGCTGCTCAAACTCAGCGGGCGCCAGGTGGTGATCTTCCTGCTGCTCGCCACCGCGTTCGCCGTCGCGCAGAACCTGCTGGGCATGGCGGTGGCGATGGGCTTCGGCCTGCATCCGCTGTTCGGCGTGCTGGCCGGGTCCACCACGCTGACCGGTGGGCCGGCGACCGGCCTGGCGTTCGCACCGCTGTTCGAACAAGCCGGCGTGGAAGGCGCCGCCTCGATCGCGGTGGCGGCGGCGATGGCCGGCATCCTCTGCGGTGGCCTGCTTGGCGGACCGGTGGCCACGGTGCTGATCCGCCGCCACAAGCTGTACGGCGGCGTGCGCCTGGGCGCGCCGGACGAATCCTCGGCCGAGCCCGCCGGCGCGCGCGACACGGTGGACTTCGCCTCGCGCGAACATGCGGCGCTGAAGAGCATCGTGGTGATCCTGGTGGCGATGTGGGCCGGCGCCGGCGTCAGCCAGGGCCTGGCCGCGCTCGGCCTGACCCTGCCGGCCACCGTCGGCGCGATGATGGTCGGCGCAGCGATCCGCTATCTCGACGACCGCACCGGCTGGATCGGCCTGCCGGTCGCGACCACCGACCTGATCGGCAACGTCTGCCTGGCGCTGTTCCTCGCCGTCGCGCTGATGAACCTCAAACTGTGGGAACTGGCCGGCCTGGCCGCGCCGCTGCTGGTCAACCTGGCGCTGCAGGTCGCCCTGGTGGCGCTGTTCTGCGGCGTGGTGTTCCGGGTGATGGGCCGCGACTACGACGCCGCGGTGATGGGCGGCGGCTTCATCGGCTTCATGCTCGGCACCACCGCCAACGCGATGGCAGTGATGCGCACGCTGGTCGAACGCTACGGCATGGCCCCGCGCGCCTTCCTCGTGGCCCCGCTGGTGGGCGCCTTCTTCATCGACTTCAGCAATGCGCTGATCATCACGGGGTTCATCAATCTGTGGGATTGA
- a CDS encoding response regulator transcription factor, with protein sequence MSAPAILVADDHPLFRTAVIHALREALPGATVTEAASAASLGQALEARPDTDLVLLDLTMPGAHGFSALLHVRGEHPEVPVVVISSNEHPRVIRRAQQFGAAGFIPKSSPAETIGEAVAAVLDGGAWFPPLTVERSEQDAALAARLAQLTPQQFRVLLCLADGLLNKQIAHELGLAENTVKVHVTAILKKLECHSRTQAAVLVKSLEPEGPPVE encoded by the coding sequence ATGAGCGCGCCCGCCATCCTCGTTGCCGACGACCATCCGCTGTTCCGCACGGCGGTGATCCATGCGCTGCGCGAGGCGTTGCCCGGCGCGACCGTGACCGAGGCGGCCAGCGCCGCCAGCCTGGGGCAGGCGCTGGAAGCGCGGCCCGACACCGACCTGGTGCTGCTGGACCTGACCATGCCGGGCGCGCACGGGTTCTCAGCGCTGCTGCATGTGCGCGGCGAACATCCCGAGGTGCCGGTGGTGGTCATCTCGTCGAACGAACACCCGCGGGTGATCCGGCGCGCACAGCAGTTCGGCGCGGCGGGCTTCATTCCCAAGTCCTCGCCGGCCGAGACCATCGGCGAGGCGGTGGCGGCGGTGCTCGATGGCGGCGCGTGGTTTCCGCCGCTGACCGTCGAACGCTCGGAGCAGGATGCCGCGCTCGCCGCGCGCCTGGCGCAGCTGACGCCGCAGCAGTTCCGCGTGCTGCTGTGCCTGGCCGACGGCCTGCTCAACAAACAGATCGCGCACGAGCTGGGCCTGGCCGAGAACACGGTGAAGGTGCACGTCACCGCGATCCTGAAGAAGCTGGAATGCCACAGCCGCACGCAGGCGGCGGTGCTAGTGAAATCGCTGGAACCGGAAGGCCCGCCGGTCGAGTGA
- a CDS encoding dicarboxylate/amino acid:cation symporter: MHLADTPFVPPPRQPLYRQLYFQVIVAIVLGALLGHFEPALAESMKPLGDAFIKLVKMIIAPVIFLTIVTGIAGMTHLRTVGRVFAKAMAYFLFFSTLALVIGMVVAHVVQPGAGMNINPADLDQSAVQDYVQKSHELSLVGFLMDIIPKTLVSPLVGDNILQVLFVAVLFGLSLALVGEKGRPVLTLLEALTTPVFRLVHILMRAAPIGAFGAIAFTIGKYGVGMLVNLAWLVGSFYLTSLLFVIVILGLVSWWCGFSIFRLIRYLKAELLLVLGTSSSESALPSLMEKMERAGASKSVVGLVVPTGYSFNLDGTNIYMTLAALFIAQATNTELSLGHQIMLLLVAMLSSKGAAGVTGAGFITLAATLAVVPEVPVAGMALILGIDRFMSECRSLTNFTGNAVATLVVARWENALDRDALARALGGPSAPIAAAPDPAAGPGDPTRLTAD; the protein is encoded by the coding sequence ATGCATCTGGCCGATACGCCCTTCGTGCCGCCGCCGCGCCAGCCGCTGTACAGGCAGCTGTACTTCCAGGTGATCGTGGCGATCGTGCTGGGCGCGCTGCTGGGGCACTTCGAGCCCGCGCTCGCCGAATCGATGAAGCCGCTGGGCGATGCCTTCATCAAGCTGGTGAAGATGATCATCGCGCCGGTGATCTTCCTGACCATCGTCACCGGCATCGCCGGCATGACCCACCTGCGCACCGTGGGCCGCGTGTTCGCCAAGGCGATGGCCTACTTCCTGTTCTTCTCCACGCTGGCGCTGGTGATCGGCATGGTGGTGGCGCACGTGGTGCAGCCCGGCGCCGGCATGAACATCAACCCGGCCGACCTGGACCAGTCCGCGGTGCAGGACTACGTGCAGAAGTCGCACGAGCTGTCGTTGGTCGGCTTCCTGATGGACATCATCCCGAAGACGCTGGTCAGTCCGCTGGTGGGCGACAACATCCTGCAGGTGCTGTTCGTGGCGGTGCTGTTCGGCCTGTCGCTGGCCTTGGTGGGCGAGAAGGGCCGGCCGGTGCTGACCCTGCTGGAGGCGCTGACCACCCCGGTGTTCCGGCTGGTGCACATCCTGATGCGCGCCGCGCCGATCGGCGCATTCGGCGCCATCGCCTTCACCATCGGCAAGTACGGCGTGGGCATGCTGGTCAACCTGGCGTGGCTGGTCGGTTCGTTCTACCTCACCTCGCTGCTGTTCGTGATCGTCATCCTCGGCCTGGTGTCGTGGTGGTGCGGGTTCTCGATCTTCCGCCTGATCCGTTACCTCAAGGCCGAACTGCTGCTGGTGCTGGGGACGTCGTCGTCCGAATCCGCGTTGCCGTCGCTGATGGAGAAGATGGAGCGCGCCGGCGCGTCGAAGTCCGTCGTCGGCCTGGTCGTGCCGACCGGCTACTCGTTCAACCTGGACGGCACCAACATCTACATGACGCTGGCCGCGCTGTTCATCGCGCAGGCCACCAATACCGAACTGAGCCTGGGCCACCAGATCATGCTGCTGCTGGTGGCGATGCTGAGCTCGAAGGGCGCCGCGGGCGTGACCGGCGCCGGCTTCATCACGCTGGCGGCGACGCTGGCGGTGGTGCCGGAAGTGCCCGTCGCCGGCATGGCGCTGATCCTCGGCATCGACCGCTTCATGAGCGAGTGCCGCTCGCTGACCAATTTCACCGGCAACGCGGTGGCCACGCTGGTGGTCGCGCGCTGGGAGAACGCGCTGGACCGCGATGCGCTGGCGCGCGCGCTGGGCGGGCCATCCGCCCCGATCGCCGCCGCGCCGGATCCGGCCGCGGGTCCGGGCGACCCGACACGACTTACGGCCGACTGA
- a CDS encoding TonB-dependent receptor, translating to MHTFNRRSAPLRSGLTLALLAVIHAAAAQDATPPAEPAPQSAPAEEPTTLDKVTVVGSHIQGASTTDALPVMVVGAEQIDAAGAISGDELMRTIPQMGDVLFDASNNPQTSNAARGDVNSVNLRSLGVGNTLVLLNGRRLVQHPTSQGTSDTGTVPVQSFNSNAIPVSGLDRMEILLDGAAAIYGADAVAGVVNTVLQTDFDGVSASTRYGGAEGTGMNEFEVNLFAGRNYDRGNVSLFLNYTDRSELMADDQDFTATDDLRALFADYPDFAGLAALDGRSSHTPWARLTVGPRAVIRSNGTAVTNTAGAFRVQPSSFGCGVSLGNDLCLASGNHNFNTTNREMRYDTRHGTSVRPSVERINLFLTGHYDVADNIEAFGEIGFYHAVSEATQPPVVNLNSLWIPATNYWNPFGAATLPDGTPNPNRLPGLTGVPAAGLPVQMSNYRYVDAGFQRVRVENYQARVLAGLRGDWHGWNWETALLYSEAEAEDRSPNINMTLLQQQLALATPDAYNPFSGGCVSTPTYGDCSPSSQAAIDGIVFDLVRESRTTLTMADFKMSRGDLFALPAGSVGMAFGAEARRETQRDDRDANLDGTNTFTDLVTGETNLSNVAAVSPNPDTRGSRNVGSAYVEFAVPLVSEDMGIPLVHRLDMQLAGRYEHYSDFGSVAKPKVALAWDLVEGVRLRGSYSEGFRAPNLEQTNATQYARLASGVDHIRCEADLRAGRIASFSACGQNTAGASLLVAGNPDLEPEESTNTSFGLVFQPTFIPERFGNFTFTVDRWKIKQEQIVGLLGAQTALTVDYLARVGGGSNPLVVREAPTQEDIDAFAGTGIDPVGRVVAINDRFINLQPQTAGGLDFGVDWSLRRTRFGSFSVNLNATRLLEFTRDPGDIVNALYAARAAGTIDPLTPLPDSTQLIGQNGRPEWRASGSLTWNTSAWRVGYSAQYMSSFEQPQLLGISGDPWVVDQRLTHNLYGQYRFADGTAVRLGVRDLTDEGPSLADGGYRGSLHNPWGRYWYVNIARSF from the coding sequence ATGCATACGTTCAACCGACGCTCCGCCCCGTTGCGGAGCGGTCTGACCCTGGCCTTGCTTGCGGTGATCCATGCCGCCGCGGCGCAGGACGCCACGCCGCCGGCCGAACCGGCGCCGCAGTCGGCACCCGCCGAGGAGCCCACCACGCTCGACAAGGTCACCGTGGTCGGCTCGCACATCCAGGGCGCGTCCACCACCGACGCGCTGCCGGTGATGGTGGTCGGCGCCGAACAGATCGACGCCGCCGGCGCGATCTCCGGCGACGAACTGATGCGCACCATCCCGCAGATGGGCGACGTGCTGTTCGACGCGTCCAACAACCCGCAGACCAGCAACGCCGCGCGCGGCGACGTCAACTCGGTCAACCTGCGCTCGCTGGGCGTCGGCAATACGCTGGTGCTGCTCAACGGCCGCCGGCTGGTGCAGCACCCGACCAGCCAGGGCACCTCCGACACCGGCACGGTGCCGGTGCAGAGCTTCAATTCCAATGCGATCCCGGTCTCGGGTCTGGACCGCATGGAGATCCTGCTCGACGGTGCGGCCGCCATCTACGGCGCCGATGCCGTGGCCGGCGTGGTGAACACCGTGCTGCAGACCGACTTCGACGGTGTCAGCGCCAGCACGCGCTACGGCGGCGCGGAAGGCACCGGCATGAACGAGTTCGAGGTGAACCTGTTCGCTGGCCGCAACTACGACCGTGGCAACGTCTCGCTGTTCCTGAACTACACCGACCGTTCCGAGCTGATGGCGGACGACCAGGACTTCACCGCCACCGACGACCTGCGTGCGCTGTTCGCCGACTATCCGGATTTCGCCGGCCTGGCCGCGCTGGATGGTCGTTCCTCGCATACGCCGTGGGCGCGCCTCACCGTCGGTCCGCGCGCGGTGATCCGCTCCAACGGGACGGCGGTGACCAACACCGCCGGTGCGTTCCGCGTGCAGCCGTCGAGCTTCGGCTGCGGCGTCAGCCTGGGCAACGACCTGTGCCTGGCCAGCGGCAACCACAACTTCAACACCACCAACCGCGAGATGCGCTACGACACGCGCCACGGCACCAGCGTGCGGCCGTCGGTGGAGCGCATCAACCTGTTCCTGACCGGCCATTACGACGTGGCCGACAACATCGAGGCCTTCGGCGAGATCGGCTTCTACCATGCGGTCAGCGAGGCCACGCAGCCGCCGGTGGTCAACCTCAACAGCCTGTGGATTCCCGCGACCAACTACTGGAACCCCTTCGGCGCCGCCACGCTGCCCGACGGCACGCCCAACCCGAACCGCCTGCCCGGCCTGACCGGCGTGCCGGCGGCCGGTCTGCCGGTGCAGATGAGCAACTACCGCTACGTCGACGCCGGCTTCCAGCGCGTGCGCGTGGAGAACTACCAGGCGCGCGTCCTCGCCGGCCTGCGCGGCGACTGGCACGGCTGGAACTGGGAGACCGCGCTGCTGTATTCCGAGGCCGAAGCCGAGGACCGCTCGCCCAACATCAACATGACGCTGTTGCAGCAACAGCTGGCGCTCGCCACGCCGGATGCCTACAACCCGTTCAGTGGCGGCTGCGTGTCCACGCCGACCTATGGCGACTGCTCGCCGAGTTCGCAGGCGGCGATCGACGGCATCGTGTTCGACCTGGTGCGCGAATCGCGTACCACGCTGACCATGGCCGATTTCAAGATGAGCCGTGGCGACCTGTTTGCGCTGCCGGCCGGCAGCGTCGGCATGGCGTTCGGTGCGGAAGCGCGCCGCGAGACCCAGCGCGACGACCGCGATGCCAACCTCGACGGCACCAACACCTTCACCGACCTGGTCACCGGCGAGACCAACCTCAGCAACGTGGCGGCGGTCAGCCCGAACCCCGACACGCGCGGCTCGCGCAACGTCGGCTCGGCGTATGTCGAATTCGCCGTGCCCCTGGTGTCGGAGGACATGGGCATTCCGCTGGTGCATCGCCTGGACATGCAGCTGGCCGGCCGCTACGAGCATTACTCCGACTTCGGATCGGTCGCCAAGCCCAAGGTGGCGCTGGCGTGGGACCTGGTGGAGGGCGTGCGCCTGCGCGGCTCCTACTCCGAAGGCTTCCGCGCGCCGAACCTGGAGCAGACCAACGCCACCCAGTACGCGCGCCTGGCCAGCGGCGTGGACCACATCCGCTGCGAGGCCGACCTGCGCGCCGGCCGCATCGCGTCGTTCAGCGCGTGCGGCCAGAACACCGCGGGCGCGTCGCTGCTGGTGGCGGGCAATCCGGACCTGGAACCGGAGGAGAGCACCAACACGTCATTCGGCCTGGTGTTCCAGCCGACCTTCATCCCCGAGCGCTTCGGCAACTTCACCTTCACCGTCGACCGGTGGAAGATCAAGCAGGAACAGATCGTCGGCCTGCTGGGGGCGCAGACCGCGCTGACGGTGGACTACCTGGCACGCGTGGGCGGCGGCAGCAATCCCCTGGTGGTGCGCGAGGCGCCCACGCAGGAAGACATCGATGCCTTCGCCGGCACCGGCATCGATCCGGTGGGCCGCGTGGTCGCCATCAACGACCGCTTCATCAACCTGCAACCGCAGACCGCCGGCGGCCTGGACTTCGGCGTGGACTGGTCGCTGCGGCGCACGCGCTTCGGCTCGTTCTCGGTCAACCTCAATGCCACGCGCCTGCTGGAGTTCACCCGCGATCCGGGCGACATCGTCAACGCGCTGTATGCGGCGCGTGCGGCCGGCACGATCGATCCGCTGACTCCGTTGCCGGACTCCACCCAGCTGATCGGCCAGAACGGCCGCCCGGAATGGCGTGCCAGCGGCTCGCTGACCTGGAACACGTCCGCCTGGCGCGTCGGCTACTCGGCGCAGTACATGAGTTCGTTCGAGCAGCCGCAGCTGCTGGGTATCTCGGGCGATCCGTGGGTGGTCGACCAGCGCCTGACCCACAACCTGTACGGCCAGTACCGCTTCGCCGACGGCACCGCCGTGCGCCTGGGCGTGCGCGACCTGACCGACGAGGGCCCGTCGCTGGCCGACGGCGGTTACCGCGGATCGCTGCACAATCCGTGGGGCCGCTACTGGTACGTCAACATCGCCCGTTCGTTCTGA
- a CDS encoding flavohemoglobin expression-modulating QEGLA motif protein encodes MQPDIAHHAALDARLVKAVRGIKLLSLASWPADVQAPFLDGFARGQPQLPVIAYPRLDFGEARRELASIAAAADEHHPLGGYLRASVHSWDIAAQLLEALGTPAVTTHSIALFGTPEECLPGDGPTTRDAAGHFIAIANELDHELLAPEEQVPVSATALQLQLQADLDDFFDGRVITVELDRQLIAKAAAGATRIRLRHGAAFSDYDRRQLLQHEALVHSLTALNGREQTVLPSLALASPRVTATQEGLATFAEQITGSIDIERMKRISLRIEAVAMALAGADFIEVFRYFTDAGQNPAESFSSAQRVFRGVPTTGGAAFTKDTVYLRGLIGVHTFFRHSLQQDRLRLCRRLFAGKMTLDDVATFEPMFEAGVLAPPRWLPRWVSRANGLAGMLAFSLFANRIRLDKLSEDAPTLS; translated from the coding sequence ATGCAGCCTGACATCGCCCATCACGCCGCGCTCGATGCGCGCCTGGTCAAGGCCGTGCGCGGCATCAAGCTGCTCAGCCTGGCGAGCTGGCCGGCGGACGTGCAGGCGCCGTTCCTGGACGGGTTCGCGCGCGGACAGCCGCAGCTGCCGGTGATCGCGTATCCGCGCCTGGACTTCGGCGAGGCGCGCCGCGAACTGGCCTCCATCGCCGCCGCGGCCGACGAACACCATCCCCTCGGCGGCTACCTGCGCGCGTCCGTGCACAGCTGGGATATCGCGGCGCAGCTGCTGGAGGCCCTGGGCACGCCAGCGGTGACCACGCACTCGATCGCGCTGTTCGGCACGCCGGAGGAATGCCTGCCCGGCGACGGCCCGACCACGCGCGATGCCGCCGGCCACTTCATCGCCATCGCCAACGAACTGGACCACGAGCTGCTGGCGCCGGAAGAACAGGTGCCGGTGTCGGCCACCGCGCTGCAGTTGCAGTTGCAGGCGGACCTGGACGATTTCTTCGATGGCCGCGTGATCACGGTGGAACTGGACCGCCAGCTGATCGCCAAGGCCGCCGCCGGGGCGACGCGCATCCGCCTGCGCCACGGCGCCGCCTTCAGCGACTACGATCGCCGCCAGCTGCTGCAGCACGAGGCGCTGGTGCACTCGCTGACCGCGTTGAACGGACGCGAGCAGACCGTGCTGCCCAGCCTGGCGCTGGCCTCGCCGCGCGTGACCGCCACTCAGGAAGGACTGGCCACGTTCGCCGAGCAGATCACCGGCAGCATCGACATAGAACGGATGAAGCGCATCAGCCTGCGCATCGAGGCGGTGGCGATGGCGCTGGCCGGCGCCGACTTCATCGAGGTCTTCCGCTACTTCACCGACGCAGGGCAGAACCCGGCCGAGAGCTTTTCCTCCGCGCAGCGCGTGTTCCGCGGCGTGCCCACCACCGGCGGCGCGGCGTTCACCAAGGACACCGTGTACCTGCGCGGGTTGATCGGCGTGCACACGTTCTTCCGCCATTCGCTGCAGCAGGACCGCCTGCGCCTGTGCCGGCGCCTGTTCGCCGGCAAGATGACGCTGGACGACGTGGCCACGTTCGAGCCGATGTTCGAGGCCGGCGTGCTGGCGCCGCCGCGCTGGCTGCCGCGCTGGGTCAGCCGCGCCAACGGACTGGCCGGCATGCTGGCGTTCTCGCTGTTCGCCAACCGCATCCGCCTGGACAAGCTGTCGGAAGACGCGCCCACGCTGTCGTGA
- a CDS encoding PAS-domain containing protein, whose protein sequence is MPRVRRHRLILLVALAILGGAGVVMALAYHWAGARAQRAETAQLARQLDLHAQALQQRIDRYRTLPQVLAQDPDLRAALTSPVDDARRTALNQRLEDANSVTRSSTLTLIDRHGIALAASNWREPTSNVGEDYSFRPYVKQALRDGRGQFYGIGLTTGEPGYFLSQAITGDDGAVAGLVVIKIELDALEQEWLQTPDIVLVSDAHGVIFLASQDAWRYRTLRPLSDADRRELTATRQYARQTLRPLQVQDLSAPGEGARRVQLRDPLLPGAVLWQSIALPEEGWQLHLLHDASAITAAGRSAALAAGGGWLALAFLALFMQQRRRIALLQRRSREELEAVLQQHAQELRTAQDGIVEAARSADAGLSRSLEHLPQGVVIIDADLRLVAWNSRYMELFRFPPDLIHVGRPIEDVFRHNARRGLLGPGPVEDAIQRRLDHLRSGKPHMRESEKDDGVVLEIRGNPLPDGGFVTSYADITSYKNAARELRSLADALEHRVEERTRALADATRAAENANRYKTRFVASAVHDLLQPLNAARMFVSALRGRLHDDEARRIADHVDNALAAQDAILNSLLDIARLESGALPTRVRDFALAPLLETLVREFGMVAEARGLALDNVPTRLVVRSDEALLRRILQNFLSNAIRYTPRGRVLLGVRRQGERVRVEVHDQGPGIPESLQAEIFEEFRRLNDGVANDRGAGLGLAIVERIGRLLGHRIGLRSQLRRGSVFWVDLPRGVAGAVIADATSPPAEVDDGSPLRGRHVWCVDDDPRVCDATRALLERWECDVGLAAGPEAAMAAATPGGSPDLLLLDVRLGDTDGPTLYTRLCERWGSAPPVILVTAERDEAMRALALERGWGFLAKPVKPAALRALMTQLHVRRAR, encoded by the coding sequence ATGCCGCGCGTCCGCCGCCACCGCCTGATCCTGCTCGTCGCACTGGCGATCCTCGGCGGTGCCGGCGTGGTCATGGCGCTGGCCTATCACTGGGCGGGCGCACGCGCGCAGCGCGCCGAGACCGCGCAGCTGGCACGCCAGCTCGACCTGCACGCGCAGGCACTGCAGCAGCGCATCGATCGCTACCGCACGCTGCCGCAAGTATTGGCGCAGGACCCCGACCTGCGCGCGGCGCTGACCTCGCCGGTGGACGACGCGCGCCGCACTGCGCTCAACCAGCGCCTGGAAGACGCCAACAGCGTCACCCGCTCCTCCACGCTGACGCTGATCGACCGCCACGGCATCGCGCTGGCGGCCAGCAACTGGCGCGAGCCCACCAGCAACGTCGGCGAGGACTACAGCTTCCGGCCGTACGTGAAGCAGGCGCTGCGCGACGGGCGCGGCCAGTTCTACGGCATCGGCCTGACCACGGGCGAGCCCGGCTACTTCCTCTCGCAGGCGATCACCGGCGACGACGGTGCGGTCGCCGGCCTGGTCGTCATCAAGATCGAACTCGACGCGCTGGAACAGGAATGGCTGCAGACCCCGGACATCGTGCTGGTCAGCGACGCGCACGGGGTGATCTTCCTGGCCAGCCAGGATGCCTGGCGCTATCGCACGCTGCGGCCGCTGAGCGACGCCGACCGCCGCGAGCTCACCGCCACGCGCCAGTACGCGCGACAGACCCTGCGTCCGCTGCAGGTGCAGGACCTGTCGGCGCCGGGCGAGGGCGCGCGGCGCGTGCAGCTGCGTGATCCGCTGCTGCCCGGCGCCGTGCTGTGGCAGTCGATCGCGCTGCCGGAAGAAGGCTGGCAGCTGCACCTGCTGCACGACGCGTCGGCGATCACCGCCGCCGGACGCAGCGCCGCGCTGGCGGCCGGCGGCGGCTGGCTGGCGCTGGCGTTCCTCGCACTCTTCATGCAGCAGCGCCGCCGCATCGCCCTGCTGCAGCGGCGCAGCCGCGAGGAACTGGAAGCGGTGCTGCAGCAGCACGCACAGGAACTGCGCACCGCGCAGGACGGCATCGTCGAAGCCGCGCGCTCGGCCGACGCCGGCCTCAGCCGCAGCCTGGAACACCTGCCCCAAGGCGTGGTCATCATCGACGCCGACCTGCGGCTGGTGGCGTGGAACTCGCGCTACATGGAGCTTTTCCGCTTCCCGCCCGACCTGATCCATGTCGGCCGGCCGATCGAGGACGTGTTCCGCCACAACGCGCGGCGCGGCCTGCTCGGTCCCGGCCCGGTGGAAGACGCGATCCAGCGTCGTCTCGACCACCTGCGCAGCGGCAAGCCGCACATGCGCGAGAGCGAGAAGGACGATGGCGTGGTGCTGGAGATCCGCGGCAACCCGCTGCCCGATGGCGGCTTCGTCACCAGCTACGCCGACATCACCAGCTACAAGAACGCCGCGCGCGAACTGCGCTCGCTGGCCGATGCGCTGGAGCACCGGGTCGAGGAACGCACACGCGCCTTGGCCGACGCCACCCGCGCCGCCGAGAACGCCAACCGCTACAAGACCCGCTTCGTCGCCTCGGCCGTGCACGACCTGCTGCAGCCGCTGAACGCCGCGCGCATGTTCGTCTCGGCGCTGCGCGGCCGCCTGCACGACGACGAGGCACGCCGCATCGCCGACCACGTCGACAACGCCCTCGCCGCGCAGGACGCCATCCTCAACAGCCTGCTCGACATCGCCCGGCTGGAATCCGGCGCGCTGCCGACCCGCGTGCGCGATTTCGCGCTGGCGCCGCTGCTGGAAACGCTGGTTCGCGAGTTCGGCATGGTCGCCGAAGCGCGCGGCCTCGCCCTCGACAACGTGCCCACGCGTCTGGTCGTCCGCAGCGACGAAGCGCTGCTGCGCCGCATCCTGCAGAACTTCCTCTCCAACGCGATCCGCTACACGCCGCGCGGACGGGTGCTGCTGGGCGTGCGCCGCCAGGGCGAGCGCGTGCGCGTCGAGGTGCACGACCAGGGACCGGGCATTCCCGAGAGCCTGCAGGCGGAGATCTTCGAGGAGTTCCGCCGCCTGAACGACGGCGTGGCCAACGATCGCGGGGCAGGTCTCGGCCTGGCCATCGTGGAACGCATCGGCCGACTGCTGGGGCACCGCATCGGCCTGCGCTCGCAGCTGAGGCGTGGCAGCGTGTTCTGGGTGGACCTGCCGCGTGGCGTCGCCGGCGCCGTCATCGCCGATGCGACATCGCCACCGGCCGAGGTCGACGACGGTTCGCCGCTGCGCGGCCGCCACGTGTGGTGCGTGGACGACGACCCGCGCGTCTGCGACGCCACGCGGGCGCTGCTCGAGCGCTGGGAATGCGACGTGGGCCTGGCCGCCGGGCCGGAGGCTGCGATGGCGGCGGCGACACCGGGCGGATCGCCCGACCTGCTGCTGCTCGATGTACGGCTGGGCGACACCGACGGACCGACGCTCTACACGCGCCTGTGCGAACGCTGGGGCAGTGCGCCGCCGGTGATCCTGGTGACCGCCGAGCGCGACGAGGCGATGCGCGCGCTGGCGCTGGAGCGCGGCTGGGGCTTCCTGGCCAAGCCGGTGAAACCCGCGGCGCTGCGCGCACTGATGACCCAGCTGCACGTGCGCCGCGCGCGCTGA